The Alosa sapidissima isolate fAloSap1 chromosome 5, fAloSap1.pri, whole genome shotgun sequence genome has a window encoding:
- the oatx gene encoding solute carrier family 22 member 6: MGFSDILDEIGGFGRFQWIHVTLLSIPGLLMASQNLLNNFTAGIPGHHCTIPNITHTNDQNITVEPLGTDELLRAFIPFDKSSSKFTKCTRYVEPQWHLASVNITGTNITEPEVETCQDGWTYQRTEFISTIVSEWDLVCKLRPLKQMSQTIYMGGVLAGAIIFGGLSDKFGRRIVLVWSYFQLATLGTFTALAPSYLAYCVFRFLSGMAVSGIILNSVSLKVEWIPTKTRTVVGTLSSFFFTFGQMVLAGVAYSLKDWRKLHVAVCAPYFVFALYSWWYSESARWLVLNGQSKEALKHIHRVARINGKPEMVDKITLEVLESHMQKEVQSSKSTFTAYDLLRTPVMRRISVCLVAVWFSTSFAYYGLAMDLQKFGVDIYVMQCIFGAVDFPAKLVALMMLSFLGRRITQSTCLFMSAIVIFANIFIAKEYHTVRTTLAVLGKGFTSSSFTCVYLYTGELYPTVLRQTGMGFTSTMSRIGSMAAPAVLILDEVLPALPSIVYGGAAVIAGVFALFLPETLNVPLPETVDDVEEKWSKEPHVQKQAEKESVALKDMKEDGEECEDGKTSGLNAL, encoded by the exons ATGGGATTTTCGGATATTTTGGACGAAATTGGCGGGTTTGGACGGTTCCAGTGGATTCACGTCACATTATTGTCTATTCCCGGTCTTCTTATGGCTAGCCAAAATTTGCTTAACAACTTCACAGCTGGGATTCCAGGACACCACTGCACCATACCAAACATCACCCACACAAATGACCAGAATATCACTGTGGAACCCCTCGGTACAGATGAACTTCTTCGCGCATTTATTCCATTCGATAAGAGCTCGTCCAAGTTCACAAAATGCACAAGATATGTGGAGCCGCAGTGGCATCTTGCAAGTGTTAACATCACTGGGACTAACATAACAGAGCCTGAGGTGGAGACATGCCAAGATGGTTGGACTTATCAAAGAACTGAGTTTATCTCCACAATAGTATCAGAG TGGGATCTGGTGTGCAAATTGCGCCCTCTGAAACAGATGAGCCAGACCATTTATATGGGGGGGGTGCTTGCAGGTGCTATCATATTCGGGGGCCTATCAGACAA GTTCGGTCGAAGGATTGTGTTGGTTTGGTCCTATTTCCAGCTAGCGACACTGGGGACGTTCACAGCACTGGCCCCCTCCTACCTGGCCTACTGTGTGTTCCGTTTCTTATCAGGCATGGCCGTGTCAGGGATCATCCTCAACTCTGTCTCCCTCA AGGTGGAGTGGATTCCTACCAAGACGCGCACTGTGGTGGGGACGCTgtcctccttcttcttcacCTTTGGCCAGATGGTCCTGGCTGGAGTGGCGTACAGCCTGAAGGACTGGCGAAAGCtgcatgtggctgtgtgtgctcCCTACTTTGTTTTTGCCCTCTACAGCTG gtgGTACTCTGAGTCTGCACGCTGGCTGGTGCTAAATGGACAATCTAAAGAGGCCCTGAAACACATCCACAGAGTGGCCAGAATTAACGGCAAGCCAGAAATGGTGGATAAGATCACTCTAGAG gtTCTGGAATCTCACATGCAAAAGGAAGTGCAGTCCAGTAAGTCAACCTTCACTGCGTATGACTTGCTGCGCACACCTGTGATGAGAAGAATATCAGTATGTCTTGTGGCTGTTTG GTTTTCTACAAGCTTTGCCTATTATGGATTGGCCATGGATTTGCAAAAGTTTGGTGTAGATATCTACGTGATGCAGTGTATATTCGGAGCGGTGGACTTCCCTGCCAAACTGGTTGCACTGATGATGCTGAGCTTCCTTGGACGGCGCATCACCCAGTCCACATGTCTCTTCATGTCTGCTATAGTCATCTTTGCCAACATTTTCATCGCAAAAG AATACCACACTGTTCGGACAACGTTGGCGGTTCTTGGGAAAGGTTTCACCTCTTCCTCATTCACGTGTGTCTACCTGTACACTGGTGAGCTGTACCCAACTGTCCTCAG aCAGACAGGTATGGGCTTCACCTCCACCATGTCCAGGATAGGCTCAATGGCGGCCCCTGCTGTTCTAATCCTGGACGAAGTGTTGCCTGCCCTGCCCAGCATCGTCTATGGGGGGGCTGCTGTGATTGCTGGAGTGTTTGCTCTCTTCCTACCTGAGACACTCAATGTTCCTCTACCTGAGACTGTAGATGACGTTGAAGAAAAATG GTCAAAAGAGCCTCATGTGCAGAAACAGGCTGAAAAGGAGAGCGTGGCCCTTAAGGACATGAAAGAAGATGGTGAAGAATGCGAGGATGGGAAAACATCTGGACTTAATGCTTTATGA